The following proteins are encoded in a genomic region of Neomonachus schauinslandi chromosome 7, ASM220157v2, whole genome shotgun sequence:
- the LOC110582374 gene encoding olfactory receptor 14A16-like — MPPTLTNLTVVIEFILMGFSTNKNICVFHLVLFFFIYFCALMGNVLIIMITILDQNLHTPMYYFLNNLSFLDLCLISVTIPKSIVNSLSHSNSISFTGCVAQVFLVVFSATTELHLLTAMCFDRYAAICHPLHYEIIMSKDMCVQLTGISWLGGGLIALMHTVGTFSLSYCGSNIVHQFFCDIPQLLAISCSENLMIEIVPILISVVLDICCFIYIIISYVNILSTVKKIPSREGQSKAYCTCLPHLVVFILFLFTGIFAYLKPASGIPSISDLLISMFYTMVPPTFNPIIYSLRNNAMKTSLQRLLKKTFTKK; from the coding sequence ATGCCTCCAACGCTGACAAATCTCACAGTTGTGATAGAATTTATCCTCATGGGATTTTCTACCAACAAAAATATATGCGTTTTTCATTTAgtgctcttcttttttatttacttctgtgCTCTGATGGGCAATGTCCTCATCATCATGATCACAATTTTGGACCAAAATCTTCACACCCCCATGTACTACTTCTTGAATAATTTATCCTTTTTGGATCTCTGCCTAATTTCAGTCACCATTCCTAAATCCATTGTCAACTCCTTGTCTCACAGTAACTCCATCTCATTCACTGGCTGCGTTGCCCAGGTCTTTCTGGTGGTTTTTTCAGCAACTACAGAACTACACCTCCTGACAGCAATGTGCTTTGACCGCTATGCTGCCATATGCCATCCCCTGCACTATGAAATCATCATGAGCAAAGACATGTGTGTTCAGCTGACAGGTATATCTTGGCTGGGTGGGGGTCTGATTGCTCTGATGCACACAGTTGGTACTTTCTCCTTATCCTACTGTGGGTCTAACATAGTCCATCAGTTCTTTTGTGACATTCCCCAGTTATTGGCTATTTCTTGCTCAGAAAATTTAATGATAGAAATTGTACCTATCCTCATTAGTGTGGTGTTGGATATCTGTTGTTTTATTTACATCATTATTTCCTATGTGAACATCCTTTCCACTGTCAAGAAGATTCCTTCAAGAGAAGGTCAGTCAAAAGCCTACTGCACTTGCCTTCCACATCTGGtggtatttatattatttctcttcactgGCATCTTTGCTTATCTGAAGCCAGCTTCAGGGATTCCTTCTATTAGTGACCTTTTAATTTCTATGTTCTACACTATGGTGCCTCCAACCTTCAATCCCATTATATACAGTCTAAGAAATAATGCCATGAAAACATCACTGCAGAGGTTGCTAAAAAAAACATTCACCAAAAAGTga
- the LOC110582361 gene encoding glutathione S-transferase P-like, with the protein MPPYTIVYFTTRGCCKAMCMLLPDQGQSWKEEVVTKESWLQGPLKASCLCGHLPKFQDGDLTMYQSNAILRHLGCTFGLYGKDQWEAVLVDMVKDGMEDVHRHCSQLIYRTNEEGKAKYFQEMPGHLKSFETLLIQNKEGKAFLVGDHISFANYNLLDLLLNHQVLAPGCLDSHPPALGLCGVPQQRAQAQGLPGLPQHVNRPVHETQKI; encoded by the coding sequence ATGCCGCCCTACACCATCGTCTACTTCACCACCCGAGGTTGCTGCAAGGCCATGTGCATGCTGCTGCCTGACCAGGGCCAGAGCTGGAAGGAGGAGGTGGTGACCAAAGAGAGCTGGCTGCAGGGCCCGCTCAAGGCCTCCTGTCTGTGTGGGCATCTCCCCAAGTTCCAGGATGGAGACCTCACCATGTACCAGTCCAATGCCATCCTGCGACACCTGGGCTGTACCTTTGGGCTCTATGGCAAAGACCAGTGGGAGGCGGTGCTGGTGGACATGGTGAAAGATGGCATGGAGGATGTCCACAGGCACTGCAGTCAGCTCATTTACCGGACCAATGAGGAGGGTAAGGCCAAGTATTTTCAGGAGATGCCAGGGCACCTGAAGTCTTTTGAGACCCTGCTGATTCAGAACAAGGAGGGCAAGGCCTTCCTTGTGGGCGACCATATCTCCTTCGCCAACTACAACCTGCTGGACCTGTTGCTGAATCACCAGGTCCTGGCCCCTGGTTGCTTGgactcccacccccctgctcttGGCCTATGTGGCGTGCCTCAGCAACGGGCCCAAGCTCAAGGCCTACCTGGCCTCCCCCAGCATGTGAACCGCCCTGTCCATGAAACCCAAAAGATATGA